Proteins encoded within one genomic window of Candidatus Hydrogenedentota bacterium:
- a CDS encoding XRE family transcriptional regulator — protein MSLHKSLAPGAKWVHSNGNVFADLGVSNPELALLRADISIAIEQAIERKGITQREAGELMGIPAVKVSNIVCGRLRGYTLDRLFTYLKRLDVDIQVKMKPKPKRRAEAEIRGIRA, from the coding sequence ATGAGCCTACACAAAAGCCTTGCGCCGGGCGCGAAATGGGTGCATAGCAACGGTAACGTTTTCGCGGATCTTGGCGTTTCCAATCCGGAGTTGGCCTTGCTTAGGGCCGACATCTCCATCGCCATTGAGCAGGCCATCGAACGAAAGGGCATTACCCAGCGCGAGGCGGGAGAACTGATGGGTATACCGGCGGTGAAGGTCAGCAATATCGTGTGCGGCCGGCTGAGGGGATACACCCTGGATCGGCTTTTTACGTATCTGAAGCGTCTGGACGTGGATATCCAGGTCAAGATGAAGCCCAAGCCCAAACGGCGCGCCGAGGCCGAGATACGGGGCATTCGCGCCTGA
- a CDS encoding alpha/beta fold hydrolase gives MGNKSIYRTPDAERRLGELTRAFRDRLDTAFMEHDIPTPFGRTRVVEGGRLDGPPLVVLHGGGTNSYYALYFLKPLLARFHVFGVDMPGHPGGSEQVFIDPRGDDFGHWLVDVVDALGLAPSACLGVSWGGLAVQRFAAVAPRRITKAVLVVPAGIVNPPLLPMVRAVLVPKLLCRLTNNPRFLEHTIRRVFTDCDDPLVREFALALLRDLIVDTRPMKRSTPEEMRGFAAPKLIVGADQDVCFPGPRMEARCRAVFPEPYTFHMLRQSKHCPSMKEDSLARLCELIAAFLESDG, from the coding sequence ATGGGAAACAAGTCCATCTACCGGACGCCGGATGCGGAAAGGCGTTTGGGGGAACTTACCCGGGCGTTTCGCGATCGGCTCGATACGGCATTCATGGAGCACGATATTCCCACGCCGTTCGGGCGAACCCGGGTGGTGGAGGGGGGCAGGCTGGACGGGCCGCCCCTGGTTGTGCTGCATGGCGGCGGTACGAACAGCTACTATGCCCTGTACTTCCTGAAGCCGCTGCTTGCGCGTTTCCACGTGTTCGGCGTGGATATGCCGGGGCACCCCGGGGGCAGCGAACAGGTTTTTATCGACCCGCGCGGGGACGACTTCGGCCACTGGCTTGTGGACGTCGTGGATGCCCTGGGGCTGGCGCCGTCCGCCTGTCTGGGGGTGTCGTGGGGCGGGCTGGCCGTGCAGCGGTTCGCCGCGGTTGCGCCCCGGCGCATCACGAAGGCGGTGCTCGTTGTCCCCGCCGGGATTGTAAATCCGCCCCTGCTCCCGATGGTGCGCGCCGTGCTCGTGCCGAAGCTTTTGTGCAGGCTCACCAACAATCCGCGATTTCTCGAGCACACGATCCGGCGCGTCTTCACGGATTGCGACGACCCGCTGGTCCGCGAGTTCGCCCTGGCGCTGCTCCGCGACCTCATTGTGGATACGCGCCCCATGAAACGCTCCACGCCCGAGGAGATGCGGGGTTTTGCCGCGCCCAAACTCATTGTCGGCGCGGATCAGGACGTCTGTTTCCCCGGCCCCCGGATGGAGGCGCGATGCCGCGCGGTGTTTCCCGAACCGTACACGTTCCACATGCTGCGTCAGTCCAAGCACTGTCCGTCAATGAAAGAGGACAGCCTGGCGCGGTTGTGTGAGCTTATTGCGGCGTTTCTGGAAAGTGACGGCTGA
- a CDS encoding glycoside hydrolase family 99-like domain-containing protein: protein MQYLLPLFALLAAPQTVYQWEFNSPNDTAWQPNAHLADVAIRDGVLHARAVEWDPFWICDGIEIPATPWQAVIIRMRASAPGEGDLFWTGDTSGPNGGLSEDRKARFSVRGGDAWQEIALYPFWHGAGTIRKLRLDVYNNASFEIDAITIVDWSGDAAPFDASTWDAAALDAWRASPDGAYRWSPPLALDTTERGWASLTIDADAAGTGALVWGSGKRPGMQRQSFNFQPGRQTCNLELQGIGAWAEVNAVGLFVPPDGVRVHALSLSDAPAGPADLRTVYFGPEDGVNRAGQPARVIAQFTNRGGEAIGRLIGRVEGPVGLAVTATIDEARNVGFEDRAVLSWIVEAAAPGEYPVTLVLEGAGAPVREQSTIRITPRPGIPAADYVPAPRPVATGVEVAAYYFPGWDSPAKWDPIQRVAPVRKPVLGWYDEANPEIVDWQIKWAVENGISVFLVDWYWVQGSQHLQHWIEAYRKSRYRDQLKIALMWANHNPPGTHSAEDWKAVSEHWIAEYFPMDSYHRIDGEPALFLWDHRALREDLGGSEAVARVLADSREAARAAGLPGINYVALHPFGQEAMLAGEGYNGVTRYHEWGHAEGLAENPMYLQFADVAATVEDSWRAQHASRAGLTFYPVVDSGWDSRPWHGNQARVIAGRTPELFTRMLRDAKAFAEETEAPLVILGPMNEWGEGSYLEPNTEFGFDMMNAVRAVFGADDPASWPPNVAPVDVALGPYDFPEPARRDRWTFDTGLEGWRAMMGLGNVTVADGALIATTDSADPAFVAPLYGVEAEAVAGVRFRMQISGDLPERLAAQLFWSRGGEATSEAASAHIPIKTDGAMHEYELPLADHPRWRGDITLFRFDPCSARGVTVRLEEFSLIPAPTAGNRDLAGRILADERLDQVLEKAHALLATGLTAGDGYGEVWIRDLNTFIEVAADVVPHAELRAALVRFFHFQGEDGNIVDGYIPKAQAGTGYEYIASATEPDYLAHKNTVETDQESSLIQAVARYVHVTGDRTLLDEVVNGQSVTQRLLRAVDFLHTHRFAPEYGLLWGGTTADWGDVQPEHEWGVVLDENSHRAIDIYDNALCVAALNDFLAIAPLSPDDMRRYTDFRDGLKARALEHLWDPARRQFRPHLYLAGSPFPEDFNEAAIYYHGGTAVAIQAGLLTRAQVAEALGRMRANVRAIGAASIGLTMYPAYPEGFFKNPILTKPYTYQNGGDWTWFGGRMLSGLVANGYMAEAYEEMEPMVERVLKNGGFYEWYTIENQPAGSGSYRGSAGVLGKAILELREWAAEHAAQAAD from the coding sequence ATGCAGTACCTGCTTCCCCTCTTCGCCCTCCTTGCCGCTCCCCAGACCGTGTATCAGTGGGAGTTCAACAGCCCGAACGACACGGCCTGGCAGCCGAACGCGCATTTGGCGGATGTCGCGATCCGCGATGGCGTCCTGCACGCGCGCGCGGTGGAATGGGACCCCTTCTGGATTTGCGACGGCATCGAGATCCCCGCCACGCCGTGGCAGGCCGTGATCATCCGGATGCGCGCGTCGGCTCCGGGCGAGGGCGACCTGTTCTGGACGGGGGATACGTCCGGGCCGAATGGCGGGCTGTCCGAGGACCGGAAGGCGCGCTTCTCCGTGCGCGGCGGGGACGCGTGGCAGGAGATCGCCCTGTACCCCTTCTGGCACGGCGCGGGCACGATCCGCAAGCTGCGGCTGGATGTGTACAACAACGCAAGCTTCGAGATCGACGCCATCACCATTGTGGACTGGTCCGGGGACGCCGCGCCCTTCGATGCGAGTACCTGGGACGCTGCCGCGCTCGACGCCTGGCGCGCTTCGCCGGATGGGGCGTACCGCTGGTCGCCGCCGCTCGCGCTGGACACGACCGAACGCGGCTGGGCGAGCCTGACGATTGATGCCGACGCGGCGGGCACGGGCGCGCTGGTGTGGGGATCCGGGAAGCGTCCCGGCATGCAGCGGCAGTCCTTCAACTTCCAGCCTGGACGGCAGACCTGCAATCTCGAACTTCAGGGGATCGGCGCGTGGGCGGAAGTCAACGCCGTGGGCCTTTTCGTCCCGCCGGACGGGGTGCGCGTCCACGCGCTGTCGCTCAGCGACGCGCCCGCCGGGCCGGCCGACCTGCGCACGGTGTATTTCGGCCCCGAGGACGGTGTCAACCGCGCGGGACAGCCGGCCCGGGTCATCGCGCAATTCACGAACCGCGGCGGCGAAGCGATCGGGCGCCTCATCGGGCGCGTCGAGGGGCCTGTGGGCCTGGCCGTCACCGCCACCATTGACGAAGCGCGCAATGTGGGCTTCGAGGACCGCGCGGTGCTTTCGTGGATCGTGGAGGCGGCGGCTCCGGGCGAGTACCCCGTGACGCTCGTGCTGGAGGGCGCCGGGGCGCCTGTGCGGGAGCAATCGACCATCCGCATCACGCCGCGCCCGGGCATCCCTGCGGCAGACTATGTGCCCGCGCCCCGGCCCGTCGCGACGGGCGTGGAAGTGGCGGCGTATTACTTCCCCGGGTGGGACAGCCCGGCGAAGTGGGACCCGATCCAGCGCGTGGCCCCGGTGCGCAAGCCGGTGCTCGGCTGGTACGACGAGGCGAACCCGGAGATCGTGGACTGGCAGATCAAGTGGGCGGTCGAGAACGGCATCTCCGTGTTTCTGGTGGATTGGTACTGGGTGCAGGGTAGCCAGCACCTCCAGCACTGGATCGAGGCCTACCGCAAGTCGCGCTACCGCGACCAGCTCAAGATCGCGCTGATGTGGGCGAACCACAACCCGCCGGGAACCCACTCGGCGGAGGACTGGAAGGCGGTGAGCGAGCACTGGATCGCCGAGTACTTCCCGATGGACAGCTACCACCGCATCGACGGGGAGCCGGCGCTGTTTCTGTGGGATCACCGCGCGCTGCGGGAGGACCTGGGCGGGAGCGAGGCGGTGGCCCGGGTGCTTGCGGACTCGCGCGAGGCCGCCCGCGCCGCCGGGCTGCCGGGCATCAACTACGTCGCGCTACACCCCTTCGGCCAGGAGGCGATGCTCGCCGGGGAAGGGTACAACGGCGTCACGCGCTACCACGAATGGGGCCACGCGGAGGGTTTGGCCGAGAACCCGATGTACCTGCAATTTGCCGATGTGGCCGCGACGGTCGAGGATTCCTGGCGCGCGCAGCACGCGTCCCGCGCGGGCCTCACGTTCTACCCCGTGGTCGACAGCGGCTGGGATTCGCGCCCGTGGCACGGCAACCAGGCGCGGGTCATCGCCGGGCGCACGCCGGAACTCTTCACGCGGATGCTTCGGGATGCGAAGGCCTTTGCCGAGGAGACGGAAGCGCCGCTGGTCATTCTCGGGCCGATGAACGAGTGGGGCGAGGGCAGCTACCTGGAGCCCAACACGGAATTCGGCTTTGACATGATGAACGCCGTGCGCGCGGTCTTCGGCGCGGACGATCCGGCGTCGTGGCCGCCGAACGTGGCGCCGGTGGACGTGGCGCTTGGCCCCTACGACTTCCCCGAACCCGCCCGGCGGGACCGCTGGACCTTTGACACCGGCCTCGAAGGCTGGCGCGCGATGATGGGGCTTGGCAACGTGACCGTGGCGGATGGCGCGCTGATCGCCACGACGGACTCGGCGGATCCCGCGTTCGTGGCGCCGCTCTACGGCGTCGAGGCGGAAGCCGTCGCGGGGGTGCGCTTCCGGATGCAGATCAGCGGCGACCTGCCGGAGCGGCTCGCGGCGCAATTGTTCTGGTCGCGCGGGGGCGAGGCGACGAGTGAGGCCGCGAGCGCCCACATTCCGATCAAGACCGACGGCGCCATGCACGAATACGAGCTTCCGCTTGCGGATCACCCGCGCTGGCGCGGCGATATCACGCTGTTCCGCTTCGACCCGTGCAGCGCGCGCGGGGTGACGGTGCGGCTGGAGGAGTTCTCCTTGATCCCCGCGCCGACGGCGGGCAATCGCGATCTCGCGGGGCGCATCCTGGCCGACGAACGCCTCGATCAGGTGTTGGAGAAGGCGCACGCGCTGCTGGCGACCGGCCTGACCGCCGGCGACGGCTATGGCGAGGTCTGGATCCGCGATCTGAACACCTTTATCGAGGTGGCGGCGGACGTCGTGCCCCATGCGGAGCTGCGCGCGGCCCTTGTGCGCTTCTTCCACTTCCAGGGCGAGGACGGGAACATCGTCGACGGGTACATCCCGAAGGCGCAGGCGGGCACCGGCTACGAGTACATCGCGTCCGCGACCGAGCCGGACTACCTCGCGCACAAGAACACCGTCGAGACCGATCAGGAATCCTCGCTCATACAGGCGGTCGCCCGCTACGTGCACGTTACCGGCGATCGCACGCTGCTCGATGAGGTAGTGAACGGGCAGAGCGTGACCCAGCGCCTGCTGCGCGCGGTGGATTTCCTGCACACGCACCGCTTCGCGCCGGAATACGGCCTGCTCTGGGGCGGGACCACCGCGGACTGGGGCGACGTACAGCCGGAACACGAATGGGGCGTTGTCCTCGACGAGAACAGCCACCGGGCCATCGATATCTACGACAACGCGTTGTGCGTCGCGGCGCTGAATGATTTCCTGGCGATCGCCCCGCTCTCGCCCGATGATATGCGGCGTTATACGGACTTCCGCGATGGATTGAAGGCGCGCGCCCTCGAACACCTCTGGGACCCCGCGCGGCGCCAGTTCCGCCCGCATCTCTACCTTGCGGGGTCGCCGTTCCCCGAGGATTTCAACGAGGCGGCGATCTACTACCACGGCGGCACGGCGGTCGCCATCCAGGCGGGGCTGCTCACGCGCGCGCAGGTGGCCGAGGCCCTGGGCCGGATGCGCGCAAACGTCCGCGCGATCGGGGCCGCGAGCATCGGCCTCACGATGTATCCCGCGTATCCGGAGGGCTTCTTCAAGAATCCGATCCTGACGAAACCCTACACCTACCAGAACGGCGGCGACTGGACCTGGTTCGGCGGGCGCATGCTCTCGGGCCTCGTCGCCAACGGCTATATGGCCGAGGCATATGAGGAGATGGAGCCCATGGTCGAGCGCGTGTTGAAAAACGGCGGCTTCTACGAGTGGTACACCATTGAAAACCAGCCCGCGGGATCTGGATCCTACCGGGGATCCGCCGGGGTCCTTGGCAAGGCCATCCTGGAATTGCGGGAGTGGGCGGCGGAGCATGCCGCGCAGGCGGCTGATTGA